From Dehalococcoidales bacterium:
GTCGCGGCTACCAGACGGTCGACGTCTTTCTCCGACGATACATCACCCTGCACGCCTAAGAACTGGTCGGCACAGCCCCGCGCCGTCTCGGCAAGTCCCTCTCTATTGATGTCAAAGCCAAGCACGTAGGCACCATCCCCGGCAAAGCCTGCGGCCAGGGCTCGCCCGATGCCGCTTCCCGCTCCAGTGATGACGACGACTTTTCCTTCTATGTTCACAACCCATGCTCCTTGATGAAGTCCGTAATTTCTACCAGTACGCGTTCCGGTTTCTCCCGTATGGCAAAGTGCCCAGTGCCTTCGATAAAGACAAGGCGGGAGTTCTTCAGTCGCCCGGCAAGGTCGTGCGCGTTGTCCGTGTGACCGAAACGGTCTTCGGTACCATAGACCAGCAGCACCGGGAGTGAGTCTGGTGTGGTGCCCCAGTAGGTGGCTGCCGGGGTGGCTCCAATTGCCCTGGTCCTGAGATCCCCGGCCTCCCGGGGGGGACGCATAGCGAAGAACTCGTCCAGCAGGTGCTGTGCCCGTTCCGGCTGCTCTTCGCGGAACCTGGCGCCGCAGAAACGGTACAGCCAGGCCTCTTCCCGGGAAGCGTCCGCAGGGGGCTGGCCCATCCTTGGCGGGTAGAAGCCACCGGTACCGCAAAGTATGAGGGCTGATGCTCTCTCCGGGTGGTCACGGGTGACTATCTGGGCGATACGGCCG
This genomic window contains:
- a CDS encoding alpha/beta hydrolase → MPEVSLNGLNTYYRQDGTGSRIFFLFNGAGCTTETWGELAEWLAGLGRVVRFDARGAGQTELPKEPYTLETLAGDAIALMDHLEIEKAILIGHAFGGRIAQIVTRDHPERASALILCGTGGFYPPRMGQPPADASREEAWLYRFCGARFREEQPERAQHLLDEFFAMRPPREAGDLRTRAIGATPAATYWGTTPDSLPVLLVYGTEDRFGHTDNAHDLAGRLKNSRLVFIEGTGHFAIREKPERVLVEITDFIKEHGL